One Elaeis guineensis isolate ETL-2024a chromosome 10, EG11, whole genome shotgun sequence genomic window carries:
- the LOC105052212 gene encoding large ribosomal subunit protein eL36x translates to MAPPQPNTGLFVGLNKGHIVTKRELPPRPSSRKGKTSKRVHFVRNLIREVAGFAPYEKRITELLKVGKDKRALKVAKRKLGTHKRAKKKREEMANVLRKMRSAGVTEKKK, encoded by the exons ATGGCTCCGCCTCAGCCGAACACCGGCCTTTTTGTTGGGCTCAACAAAGGGCACATCGTCACCAAGCGGGAGTTGCCTCCGCGCCCTTCCAGCAGAAAAGGA AAAACCAGCAAGAGGGTGCATTTTGTTAGAAACTTGATTAGGGAAGTTGCTGGGTTTGCTCCCTATGAGAAGCGTATCACTGAGCTCTTGAAAGTTGGAAAGGACAAGCGTGCACTCAAAGTGGCCAAGAGAAAGCTTGGAACTCACAAGAGAGCCAAGAAGAAGCGTGAGGAGATGGCTAATGTTCTCCGGAAGATGAG ATCCGCCGGAGTGACTGAGAAGAAGAAATGA